Proteins encoded by one window of Terriglobia bacterium:
- the pyrR gene encoding bifunctional pyr operon transcriptional regulator/uracil phosphoribosyltransferase PyrR, giving the protein MSLKLNYQLMKAEEVRSTLDRMAEQILEANSGRPVVLIGIQRRGVPMARRMAAHIAAKTQREPQFGTLDINLYRDDLTRVASQPVVLKTEVPPHIDDRDVVLVDDVLYTGRTIRAALDALCDFGRMRTIQLAVLIDRGHRELPIEANFTGQKVSTKDNEVVEVKLTEIDGEDAIYVMEKI; this is encoded by the coding sequence ATGTCTTTGAAGCTCAACTATCAATTAATGAAGGCTGAGGAAGTGCGCTCGACGCTCGATCGCATGGCCGAGCAGATCCTCGAAGCCAACAGTGGCCGGCCCGTCGTCCTGATCGGTATCCAGAGGCGCGGCGTTCCGATGGCGCGCCGGATGGCCGCGCACATCGCGGCGAAGACTCAACGGGAACCGCAGTTCGGCACGCTGGACATCAATTTGTATCGCGATGATCTGACACGAGTCGCCTCGCAGCCCGTGGTCCTGAAGACGGAAGTGCCGCCGCACATCGATGACCGCGATGTGGTGCTGGTCGATGACGTCCTGTACACCGGGCGGACGATTCGAGCCGCGCTCGACGCGCTCTGTGATTTCGGCCGCATGCGTACGATCCAGCTGGCGGTCCTGATCGATCGCGGGCATCGGGAGCTCCCGATCGAAGCAAACTTTACCGGCCAGAAGGTCTCGACGAAAGACAATGAGGTCGTTGAGGTCAAGCTCACGGAAATCGACGGCGAAGACGCGATTTACGTCATGGAAAAAATCTAG
- a CDS encoding dihydroorotate dehydrogenase — MSGVDLSIELAGIRLPNPVIAASGTFGYGEEFSRFADLRRIGAVCVKGTSAKPIEGNLPPRLFPTASGMLNSIGLENVGVDAFIRDKMPFLRSTGCAVFVNVFGFNADDYAEVVDKLNTCNGIAAYELNISCPNTEQGGMVFGQSPELTRQLTKTLKARARRPLIVKLSPNVTDITEFARAAEEAGADAISVANTYLGMAIDTDSFKPRIHNVTAGLSGPAIKPITLRMVYQCARAVKIPVIGLGGIVTAEDAVEYFLAGASAVQIGTANFRDPRAPLHVIDGLEKFLTKRRLTRIRDLVGQMKL, encoded by the coding sequence ATGAGTGGCGTTGATCTCTCGATCGAGCTCGCCGGCATCCGCCTTCCGAATCCGGTTATTGCAGCCAGTGGAACTTTTGGCTACGGGGAAGAGTTTTCCCGCTTCGCCGATCTGCGCCGGATCGGTGCGGTTTGCGTCAAGGGTACTTCTGCCAAGCCCATCGAAGGCAATCTGCCGCCGCGCCTGTTTCCAACCGCTTCGGGAATGCTGAACTCCATCGGGCTGGAGAATGTCGGAGTCGACGCCTTCATCCGGGACAAAATGCCGTTCCTCCGCAGCACCGGCTGCGCCGTCTTTGTGAACGTCTTTGGATTTAACGCGGACGACTATGCCGAGGTCGTGGATAAGTTGAATACCTGCAATGGTATTGCCGCTTACGAGCTCAATATTTCCTGCCCCAATACCGAGCAGGGTGGGATGGTTTTCGGCCAGAGCCCGGAACTGACCAGGCAACTGACAAAAACGCTGAAGGCGCGGGCGCGGCGGCCGCTGATCGTGAAACTCTCTCCGAACGTGACGGACATCACCGAGTTTGCCCGGGCAGCGGAAGAAGCCGGCGCCGACGCGATCTCGGTCGCCAACACGTATCTCGGAATGGCTATCGATACCGACAGTTTCAAACCTCGAATCCATAACGTGACGGCTGGACTTTCCGGCCCGGCCATCAAGCCGATCACGCTGCGGATGGTTTATCAGTGCGCGCGCGCTGTGAAAATCCCGGTCATCGGGCTGGGTGGGATCGTCACGGCCGAGGACGCAGTTGAATATTTCCTGGCGGGCGCATCTGCCGTTCAGATCGGGACCGCCAATTTCAGGGATCCGCGGGCGCCGCTTCATGTCATCGATGGTCTCGAGAAGTTTTTGACAAAAAGAAGGCTAACCCGCATCCGCGACCTCGTGGGACAAATGAAATTATAG
- a CDS encoding aspartate carbamoyltransferase catalytic subunit, which translates to MLKRKDVLGIQDLNREEILEILDTTESFQEVSTRPIKKVPTLRGKTVINLFFESSTRTRTSFEIAGKRLSADVVNISASTSSVSKGETLIDTAKTLDAMSADAVVIRHPSSGAPHTLARLTRASIINGGDGAHEHPTQALLDACTIRQRKGRLNDLKVAIVGDVAHSRVARSNTHLLTKFGSHVWLCSAPTLMPPGIEKMVCENGEFLHHTSSMDEAIRDADVIMMLRVQFERMSESFFPSVREYFRYYGLTHERARQAKEDVIIMHPGPINRGVEIATDVADGPYSVILDQVAAGVAVRMAILYLLLGG; encoded by the coding sequence GTGCTGAAGCGGAAAGACGTTCTTGGAATCCAGGATCTCAATCGTGAAGAAATTTTAGAAATCCTCGATACCACCGAATCCTTCCAGGAAGTTTCCACCCGGCCCATCAAGAAAGTTCCTACGCTCCGCGGCAAAACCGTCATCAACCTGTTTTTCGAGTCGTCGACGCGCACGCGCACTTCGTTTGAAATCGCGGGCAAGCGGCTGTCGGCCGACGTCGTCAATATCTCGGCTTCGACCAGCAGCGTCTCGAAAGGCGAGACCTTGATCGACACCGCAAAAACGCTCGACGCCATGTCCGCCGATGCCGTTGTCATCCGTCATCCCTCTTCCGGAGCTCCGCACACACTGGCCAGGTTGACGCGTGCCTCGATCATTAACGGCGGCGACGGCGCTCACGAGCATCCCACCCAGGCGCTTCTCGATGCCTGCACGATCCGCCAGCGGAAAGGCCGGCTCAATGATCTGAAAGTTGCCATCGTCGGCGATGTCGCGCACAGCCGCGTTGCAAGATCGAACACCCATCTGCTGACGAAGTTCGGCTCTCACGTATGGCTTTGTTCGGCGCCGACGCTGATGCCGCCCGGCATCGAGAAGATGGTCTGCGAAAACGGCGAGTTCCTGCACCATACCAGTTCGATGGACGAAGCCATCCGCGACGCCGACGTCATCATGATGCTGCGCGTTCAGTTTGAGCGCATGAGCGAATCCTTTTTCCCATCCGTTCGCGAATATTTCCGTTATTACGGACTGACGCATGAGCGCGCCAGACAGGCCAAAGAGGATGTCATCATCATGCATCCCGGGCCGATCAACCGGGGTGTTGAAATCGCCACCGATGTCGCGGATGGTCCGTATTCGGTCATTCTCGATCAGGTGGCCGCCGGCGTGGCGGTGCGCATGGCGATTCTGTATCTGTTGCTTGGAGGGTAA